In a single window of the Biomphalaria glabrata chromosome 5, xgBioGlab47.1, whole genome shotgun sequence genome:
- the LOC106061217 gene encoding chitinase-3-like protein 1, translating to MVGSVVIFLVLSLIQICYGSQCQRRVCYYTNWSQYRSGVGKFLPEDIDPFLCTHLIFAFAKVKNSKIEAVEWNDEDTDVTKGLYSRLNKLKEANPELKTLLAVGGASAGSTPFTEMVATAETRRSFVETSIVYLRQRNFDGLDLDWEYPGNSGLPEDKHRFTLLVQELAAAFENESRTSGRPRLILSAAVASGKENIDAGYEVREIAESLDMINLMSYDFHGSWESVTGHNSPLYSRTGETGPAINYNTDFAAKYWVELGTPKAKLNIGLATYGRTFILSDERRNSVGDPASGPGAAGAFTSELGFLAFYEICPLISAGAVVRNISDQQVPYLTFNLLWAGYDDVASLRNKVQFIKRNGYGGTMIWSLDSDDIRGTSCGAGTFPLTRAVAEECDVSDDTTTFKPQDITETTPSAEPTSATTAEPTDAPTAEPTDAPTAEPTNAPTAEPTNAPTAEPTNAPTAEPTNAPTAAPTNAPTDAPTNAPTDAPTNAPTDAPTNAPTDAPTNAPTDAPTNAPTDAPTNAPTDAPTNAPSDAPTNAPTAAPTNAPTAAPVTTERPTSSAKINSDSMCSDLGLSDGNYADPNSCSTFISCSGLVTYIMPCPAGLVYNVKYDYCDWSYNVPECSV from the exons ATGGTAGGATCTGTTGTCATCTTTCTCGTGTTGAGTTTAATACAGATTTGTTACG GCTCACAATGCCAGAGACGAGTTTGTTACTATACCAACTGGTCGCAGTACAGAAGCGGCGTGGGGAAATTCTTACCGGAGGACATCGACCCTTTTCTGTGCACCCATCTCATCTTCGCCTTTGCCAAAGTGAAAAACAGCAAGATAGAAGCCGTAGAATGGAACGATGAGGATACGGACGTGACCAAGGGGCT TTATTCAaggttaaataaattaaaagaggCCAATCCAGAACTGAAGACGCTGCTGGCTGTGGGTGGCGCCTCTGCAGGGTCCACCCCGTTTACTGAAATGGTGGCGACGGCAGAGACTCGAAGAAGTTTTGTTGAGACAAGCATTGTGTATTTACGTCAGCGCAATTTTGatggcttagatctagactgggaGTATCCAGGGAACTCGGGTCTCCCTGAAGATAAACATAGGTTTACACTGCTGGTGCAG GAACTTGCAGCCGCTTTTGAAAACGAAAGTAGAACAAGTGGTAGGCCTCGGTTGATTCTGTCTGCCGCTGTAGCCAGTGGGAAGGAAAACATCGATGCTGGTTATGAGGTCAGAGAGATCGCTGA GTCCCTGGATATGATCAACTTGATGTCGTATGACTTTCATGGCTCGTGGGAGTCTGTGACTGGACACAACAGTCCACTCTACAGCCGTACTGGAGAAACTGGACCTGCGATCAACTACAACACT gactTTGCCGCCAAATACTGGGTTGAACTTGGCACTCCTAAAGCCAAATTAAACattggtttggctacctatggGCGTACATTTATATTGAGCGACGAAAGAAGGAACAGTGTAGGCGACCCAGCAAGCGGACCAGGAGCAGCTGGTGCTTTTACCTCGGAGCTTGGTTTTTTGGCTTTCTATGAG ATCTGCCCTTTGATTTCAGCCGGTGCTGTTGTCAGAAACATATCAGACCAACAGGTACCATACTTAACGTTTAATCTACTCTGGGCGGGATACGACGATGTGGCCAGCCTACGAAACAAG GTCCAGTTCATCAAGAGGAACGGTTATGGTGGTACGATGATCTGGTCCCTAGATTCTGATGACATTCGAGGCACTTCTTGCGGTGCTGGAACCTTCCCTTTGACACGAGCTGTGGCTGAAGAGTGTGACGTTTCTGACGACAC AACTACGTTCAAACCACAAGATATAACAGAGACTACGCCATCAGCTGAGCCAACGAGCGCAACCACAGCTGAGCCAACCGATGCACCTACAGCTGAGCCAACCGATGCACCTACAGCTGAGCCAACAAATGCACCTACAGCTGAGCCAACAAATGCACCTACAGCTGAGCCAACCAATGCACCTACAGCTGAGCCAACAAATGCACCTACAGCTGCGCCAACGAATGCACCTACAGATGCGCCAACGAATGCACCTACAGATGCGCCAACGAATGCACCTACAGATGCGCCAACGAATGCACCTACAGATGCGCCAACGAATGCACCTACAGATGCGCCAACGAATGCACCTACAGATGCGCCAACGAATGCACCTACAGATGCGCCAACGAATGCACCTTCAGATGCGCCAACGAATGCACCTACAGCAGCGCCAACGAATGCACCTACAGCTGCGCCGGTAACGACAGAAAGACCAACATCTTCTGCGAAAATTA ATTCTGACTCAATGTGTAGCGATCTCGGACTCTCCGATGGCAATTATGCTGACCCCAACTCGTGCAGTACTTTCATTAGTTGCTCTGGTCTAGTGACTTATATCATGCCATGCCCAGCTGGACTTGTGTACAACGTCAAGTATGATTACTGCGACTGGTCCTACAACGTACCAGAGTGCTCTGTCTAG